The Flavobacterium marginilacus genome window below encodes:
- a CDS encoding SAM-dependent methyltransferase, producing MKSAPLFGKLYLIPTTMGDCDPMDVLPQTIKRCVDLIDHYIVENDKTARKSIKLTNPEKKQSELKLFILNKHTESKEHQEFIKPLLEGKNMGLMSEAGCPGVADPGAVIVKLAHEKGIQVIPLVGPSSILLAMMASGMNGQSFTFHGYLPIEKDEKRASFKSLERISFEKNQSQIFIETPYRNNKLLEDLIQTLHPETHLCIATDITLPTEYIKTKKIAAWKKETIDLHKRPTIFIIHKM from the coding sequence ATGAAATCAGCACCTCTTTTTGGAAAACTGTATTTAATTCCAACTACAATGGGCGATTGCGACCCAATGGATGTATTACCGCAGACCATAAAAAGATGTGTCGATTTAATAGATCATTACATTGTTGAAAACGACAAAACTGCCCGAAAATCTATCAAGCTCACCAATCCAGAGAAAAAACAATCGGAGTTAAAGCTTTTCATCCTCAATAAACACACCGAATCCAAAGAACATCAAGAGTTTATCAAACCGCTTTTGGAAGGAAAAAATATGGGACTCATGAGTGAAGCCGGCTGTCCCGGCGTAGCCGATCCTGGCGCTGTAATTGTTAAACTAGCACATGAAAAAGGAATTCAGGTTATTCCGCTGGTTGGTCCCTCTTCTATCCTATTAGCCATGATGGCATCTGGGATGAACGGACAAAGCTTTACTTTTCACGGCTATTTACCGATTGAAAAAGACGAAAAAAGAGCCAGCTTCAAAAGTTTAGAGCGTATTTCTTTTGAAAAAAACCAATCACAGATTTTTATTGAAACACCGTACCGTAACAATAAACTACTGGAAGATTTAATTCAAACCCTGCATCCCGAAACGCATTTATGCATCGCCACTGATATCACTCTGCCAACAGAATACATAAAAACAAAGAAAATCGCAGCTTGGAAAAAAGAAACAATCGATTTGCACAAACGCCCCACTATTTTTATTATCCATAAAATGTAA
- a CDS encoding low molecular weight protein-tyrosine-phosphatase: MPVKILMVCLGNICRSPLAEGILASKLPNELFYVDSAGTGSWHVGHAPDKRSISTAQKNGLNISNQKGRQFSRADFDTFDYIFVMDKSNYNDVIHLALNETQKNKVQLILDSIFPDENVDVPDPYYGVANGFDMVYQMLDEACEVIAKRLIAKHSE; this comes from the coding sequence ATGCCTGTTAAAATTTTAATGGTTTGTTTAGGCAATATCTGCCGATCCCCTCTGGCAGAAGGCATATTAGCCTCCAAACTACCTAACGAACTGTTTTATGTAGATTCTGCAGGAACAGGTTCTTGGCATGTTGGTCATGCCCCAGATAAACGTTCCATATCCACTGCACAAAAAAACGGTTTAAATATCAGTAACCAAAAAGGAAGACAGTTCTCAAGAGCTGATTTTGATACCTTTGATTATATTTTTGTAATGGACAAGAGCAATTACAATGATGTAATTCATCTGGCACTAAACGAAACTCAAAAAAACAAAGTCCAGCTCATTTTAGATTCCATATTTCCAGACGAGAATGTAGATGTACCCGATCCATACTATGGAGTAGCAAATGGATTTGATATGGTTTATCAAATGCTTGACGAAGCCTGTGAAGTAATAGCCAAAAGACTGATTGCTAAACATTCAGAATAA
- the dnaA gene encoding chromosomal replication initiator protein DnaA: MNKTAQSVWENCLSFIKDNIQDQAYKTWFEPIKSVELTDNALYIQVPSKFFYEWLEEHYVKLLKVALTKELGKNAKLLYKIKMENTYGNKQPFTEQLPSANRGPVKAQEVDAPFKNLSPELKNPFVIPGIRNLKIESQLNANYSFDNFLEGDSNRLARSAGMAVANKPGGTSFNPLLIFGGVGLGKTHLAHAIGVEIKDKFPEKTVLYISAEIFTQQYIDSVKKNNRNDFIHFYQLIDVLIIDDVQFLSGKSGTQDVFFHIFNYLHQNGKQVILTSDKAPVDMQDIEQRLLSRFKWGLSAELHQPDYETRISILKNILYRDGVEMPDEIIEYVARNIKSNVRELEGAIISLIAQSSFNKKEVTIELAKSVVEKFVKNVKREISIDYIQKIVSDYFQLDLETLQSKTRKRHVVQARQLAMFFAKKFTKASLANIGSQIGDRDHATVLHACKTVDNLVATDKQFKKYVEDINSKLTL; encoded by the coding sequence ATGAACAAGACTGCACAATCAGTATGGGAAAACTGCCTGTCCTTTATAAAGGACAACATTCAAGATCAGGCCTATAAAACTTGGTTTGAGCCAATTAAATCAGTTGAACTTACCGATAATGCATTATATATTCAAGTACCTAGTAAATTTTTCTACGAATGGCTGGAAGAACACTACGTAAAATTATTAAAAGTAGCCTTAACAAAAGAACTTGGAAAAAACGCAAAGTTACTTTATAAAATTAAAATGGAAAACACTTATGGCAACAAACAGCCGTTTACGGAACAGCTGCCAAGTGCTAATAGAGGACCAGTAAAAGCGCAGGAAGTAGATGCCCCTTTTAAAAACCTCAGTCCAGAATTAAAAAATCCGTTTGTAATTCCAGGAATTCGAAATTTAAAAATCGAATCCCAATTAAATGCTAATTATAGCTTTGATAATTTCTTAGAAGGCGATTCTAATAGATTAGCGCGTTCTGCAGGTATGGCTGTTGCCAACAAACCGGGCGGAACTTCATTCAATCCATTATTAATTTTTGGTGGAGTTGGATTAGGAAAAACACATTTAGCTCATGCTATTGGAGTAGAAATTAAAGATAAATTTCCTGAGAAAACTGTTTTATATATTTCTGCCGAAATTTTTACACAGCAATATATCGATTCGGTAAAGAAAAATAACCGAAATGATTTCATTCATTTTTACCAATTAATCGACGTTTTAATCATTGATGATGTTCAGTTCCTTTCCGGGAAATCTGGAACACAAGATGTATTTTTCCATATTTTCAACTATCTGCACCAAAATGGCAAGCAGGTTATTCTAACTTCAGATAAAGCTCCTGTTGACATGCAGGATATTGAGCAACGCTTATTATCCCGTTTCAAATGGGGATTATCTGCCGAACTGCACCAGCCTGATTACGAAACTAGAATTTCTATCTTAAAAAACATACTATACCGCGATGGTGTAGAAATGCCGGACGAAATTATAGAATATGTTGCAAGAAACATCAAATCAAATGTCCGCGAACTAGAAGGTGCTATCATTTCTTTAATCGCACAGTCTTCTTTCAACAAAAAAGAAGTAACTATTGAATTGGCAAAAAGCGTCGTAGAAAAATTTGTAAAAAATGTAAAGAGAGAAATTTCAATCGATTACATTCAAAAAATTGTTTCCGATTATTTCCAATTGGATTTAGAAACTTTACAGTCCAAAACAAGAAAAAGACACGTAGTACAAGCGAGGCAGTTGGCCATGTTTTTTGCCAAAAAATTCACCAAAGCTTCATTAGCCAATATAGGCTCCCAAATAGGAGACCGTGATCACGCTACTGTATTACATGCCTGCAAAACTGTAGACAATTTAGTTGCTACCGACAAACAATTCAAAAAATATGTCGAAGACATTAATTCAAAATTAACGCTATAA
- a CDS encoding acyl-CoA thioesterase: MKDHQIQVRVRYSETDQMGVVYHGNYIPYFEIGRVEWLRNKGISYKSMEESGIGLPIVNMNINYKKSARYDELLTVHTVFKSQTSVKIEFDCAIYNEAKELLTTAQFLLVFVSLKTGKPTAPPDYILELLKNFE; this comes from the coding sequence ATGAAAGATCATCAAATTCAAGTCCGTGTACGCTACTCAGAAACAGATCAAATGGGAGTCGTTTATCACGGAAATTACATTCCTTATTTTGAGATAGGAAGAGTGGAATGGCTTAGAAACAAAGGGATTTCATATAAAAGTATGGAAGAAAGCGGTATTGGCCTTCCTATTGTGAATATGAATATCAATTATAAAAAATCGGCTAGATATGATGAGCTGCTTACGGTGCATACAGTCTTCAAAAGTCAGACGTCTGTGAAGATTGAATTTGACTGTGCTATTTATAATGAAGCGAAAGAGTTATTAACAACTGCTCAATTTTTATTGGTTTTTGTATCTTTAAAAACAGGCAAACCAACTGCTCCTCCAGATTACATTTTAGAACTACTAAAAAATTTTGAATAA
- a CDS encoding IMPACT family protein: MKMKDTYNTIAFPSEETLFKEKSSKFFGYAFPIESENEVKPVIEVLKKKHPHAVHYCYAYQIGTETIQYRANDDGEPSNTAGTPIYGQIQSFGLTNVLIIVVRIYGGIKLGVGGLISAYKTSAQITLESCEIIEKTIDVHFQISFDYKNMNKVMRIIKEKKLDIVNQEMEINEETNLPIGRFVIKTRKKNAEMVFDTFNSLFEIDIKKL; the protein is encoded by the coding sequence TTGAAAATGAAAGACACCTATAATACCATTGCATTTCCTTCAGAAGAAACTCTTTTCAAGGAAAAAAGCAGTAAATTCTTTGGATACGCGTTTCCCATAGAATCTGAAAACGAAGTAAAACCTGTTATTGAAGTTTTAAAAAAGAAGCATCCGCACGCAGTTCACTACTGTTACGCCTACCAAATAGGAACAGAAACTATTCAATACAGAGCGAACGATGACGGAGAACCCAGCAATACTGCCGGAACACCAATTTACGGCCAGATACAATCTTTTGGACTTACAAACGTTCTTATAATTGTGGTTCGAATTTATGGCGGAATAAAATTAGGCGTCGGCGGATTAATTTCGGCTTATAAAACTTCAGCGCAAATAACATTAGAATCTTGTGAAATTATCGAAAAAACAATCGATGTTCATTTTCAGATTTCTTTTGATTATAAAAATATGAATAAAGTGATGCGTATAATCAAAGAAAAAAAACTGGATATTGTGAATCAGGAAATGGAAATAAATGAAGAAACTAATTTACCAATAGGCAGATTTGTAATAAAAACAAGAAAAAAAAATGCCGAAATGGTATTCGACACTTTTAATTCATTGTTTGAAATTGATATAAAAAAACTATAA
- a CDS encoding HAD family hydrolase, translating to MINAIIFDFGDVFINLDKQATLDGLKNLGIPHWNEDLNQLNLQYEVGAISGDDFLSGIQKHTNGASIEDIRAAWNAILADFPLYRLEFLQMLSQKYRLFLLSNTDAIHIDTFEQKTGASFYSDFYQCFEKVYFSFEIGMRKPNPDVYSFVLDQHGLQAKHTLFIDDKKENTDSASALGLQTWNLQVGEEDVVHLFDKKIL from the coding sequence ATGATTAATGCTATAATTTTTGATTTTGGAGACGTGTTTATTAATTTAGATAAACAAGCCACACTGGACGGTTTGAAAAATCTTGGCATCCCACATTGGAACGAAGATTTAAACCAATTGAACTTACAATATGAAGTAGGCGCAATTTCGGGTGACGATTTTTTATCCGGAATTCAAAAACACACCAATGGTGCTTCTATCGAAGATATTCGTGCAGCCTGGAATGCCATACTGGCCGACTTCCCATTATATCGGTTAGAATTTCTTCAAATGCTTTCACAAAAGTACCGCTTATTTTTATTGAGTAATACTGATGCAATTCATATTGATACTTTCGAACAAAAAACCGGAGCTTCATTTTACAGCGATTTTTACCAATGCTTTGAAAAAGTATATTTTTCTTTTGAAATTGGCATGAGGAAACCCAATCCAGATGTGTACAGCTTTGTACTTGACCAGCACGGTCTGCAGGCCAAACATACCTTATTCATAGATGACAAAAAAGAAAATACAGATTCAGCTTCAGCACTTGGTCTCCAAACATGGAATCTGCAGGTAGGAGAAGAAGATGTGGTTCATTTGTTTGATAAAAAAATACTTTAG
- the ribD gene encoding bifunctional diaminohydroxyphosphoribosylaminopyrimidine deaminase/5-amino-6-(5-phosphoribosylamino)uracil reductase RibD, translating to MKIHEKYIRRCISLAKNGLGATYPNPMVGSVIVYDGKIIGEGWHRKAGGPHAEVNAVNSVQDKSLLSRATIYVSLEPCSHFGKTPPCCDLIIKNKIPNVVIGTVDPFSEVAGKGIKKLIEAGIHVTVGILEEECNELNKRFFTFHQKKRPYIILKWAESQDGFIAPLEKSEKKPVWITNTYSRQLVHKWRTEEQAILVGTQTVLDDNPKLNARDWYGNNPVRLVLDQNNRIPKESAVFDNQTKTIVFTDSKNTIPEENTTFDSIDFKQNIAGQIADSLYIHNIQSVIIEGGLRTLQTFIDANLWDEARIFKGEISLSRGIQAPLLPKTDSEKQLIEKDELTILRNHD from the coding sequence GTGAAAATACATGAAAAATATATAAGACGCTGCATATCTCTGGCCAAAAATGGACTCGGTGCAACTTATCCCAATCCAATGGTTGGAAGCGTCATTGTTTATGATGGCAAAATCATAGGCGAAGGCTGGCACAGGAAAGCAGGCGGACCTCATGCCGAAGTCAATGCTGTAAATTCGGTACAGGATAAATCACTGCTTTCAAGAGCGACTATTTATGTGAGTCTGGAACCCTGCAGTCATTTTGGAAAAACGCCTCCCTGCTGTGATTTAATCATAAAAAATAAAATTCCAAATGTGGTCATTGGTACTGTAGATCCTTTTAGCGAAGTGGCCGGAAAAGGAATTAAAAAACTAATCGAAGCGGGAATCCATGTTACAGTCGGCATTCTGGAAGAGGAATGCAATGAACTCAACAAACGGTTTTTTACTTTTCATCAAAAGAAAAGACCATACATTATATTAAAATGGGCAGAAAGCCAGGATGGTTTTATTGCTCCTCTTGAAAAATCAGAAAAAAAACCAGTATGGATTACCAATACGTATTCCAGACAATTGGTTCATAAATGGCGTACCGAAGAGCAGGCAATTTTAGTAGGGACGCAGACTGTTCTTGACGACAATCCAAAACTGAACGCCAGAGATTGGTACGGAAACAATCCTGTTCGGCTGGTATTAGACCAAAACAACCGTATTCCAAAAGAAAGTGCCGTTTTTGACAATCAGACAAAAACAATTGTTTTTACTGATTCCAAAAATACTATTCCCGAAGAAAACACTACCTTTGACAGTATAGATTTTAAACAAAATATTGCTGGACAAATTGCCGATTCATTATACATCCACAACATTCAATCGGTAATTATAGAAGGAGGACTTCGAACGTTACAAACCTTTATCGACGCCAATCTTTGGGATGAAGCCCGAATCTTTAAAGGAGAAATAAGTTTAAGCAGAGGAATTCAGGCTCCTTTACTGCCAAAAACAGATTCTGAAAAACAATTAATTGAAAAGGACGAACTTACAATATTAAGAAACCATGATTAA
- a CDS encoding GNAT family N-acetyltransferase, with translation MDKWIIRKIQKEDNEAVAQLIRDVFDELNIPKTGTAYEDPYLDLMFEEYNKPRSVYYVVESNNRIVGAAGVAPLANEAAIYCELQKMYFLPEARGHGIGSKMMEQCLQSAREFGFEKCYLETMPFMHDAQKLYRKSGFEYICSPMGSTGHTSCPVWMLKDL, from the coding sequence ATGGATAAGTGGATTATCAGGAAAATACAAAAAGAAGACAATGAAGCAGTTGCTCAATTGATAAGAGATGTTTTTGATGAATTGAATATTCCGAAAACAGGAACGGCTTATGAAGATCCGTATCTCGATTTGATGTTTGAAGAATACAATAAGCCAAGGTCTGTTTATTATGTAGTCGAAAGTAATAATAGAATTGTAGGTGCAGCGGGTGTGGCTCCATTAGCAAATGAAGCAGCAATTTATTGCGAGCTGCAGAAAATGTATTTTCTCCCAGAAGCCCGCGGACATGGAATTGGAAGTAAAATGATGGAGCAATGTCTGCAGAGTGCACGTGAATTTGGTTTCGAAAAATGTTATCTGGAAACGATGCCTTTTATGCATGATGCTCAAAAACTGTATAGAAAATCGGGTTTCGAATATATTTGTTCTCCAATGGGAAGTACTGGTCATACCAGCTGTCCTGTCTGGATGCTTAAGGATTTATGA
- the prmC gene encoding peptide chain release factor N(5)-glutamine methyltransferase, with translation MKIKEYRNQFIQTLAPIYDEGEAESFFYLILEEKQQLKRIDLALQSDLEFSQEEITVWNSILEQLRLEIPIQYLLGKTSFYGLDFEVNENVLIPRPETEELVDWIIQSQKSKVKSQKIKILDIGTGSGCIAISLAKNLPNAQVFALDISEKALAVAKKNASLNDVNVIFLHQSILETEDLEQEFNIIVSNPPYVRNLEKQEIKKNVLDNEPHLALFVEDNDALIFYRKISELAQKNLANSGQLYFEINQCLGKEMIDLLEGMGFKDVELRKDIYGNDRMTKGCRE, from the coding sequence ATGAAAATAAAAGAATACAGAAATCAATTTATTCAAACGTTAGCACCGATTTATGATGAAGGCGAAGCGGAAAGTTTTTTCTATTTGATTTTGGAAGAAAAACAGCAGCTGAAAAGGATTGATTTGGCATTACAGTCTGATTTAGAGTTTTCGCAGGAAGAAATTACCGTTTGGAATTCGATTTTGGAACAATTAAGATTGGAGATTCCGATTCAGTATTTGTTAGGGAAAACAAGTTTTTATGGATTGGATTTTGAAGTCAATGAAAATGTTCTAATTCCGAGACCAGAGACTGAAGAACTAGTTGATTGGATTATTCAGAGTCAAAAGTCAAAAGTGAAAAGTCAAAAGATTAAAATCCTAGACATCGGAACGGGTAGCGGCTGTATCGCTATTTCGCTGGCTAAAAATCTTCCAAATGCCCAGGTTTTTGCTCTTGACATTTCTGAGAAAGCTTTGGCTGTTGCCAAAAAAAATGCCAGCCTCAATGATGTGAATGTGATTTTTCTTCATCAAAGTATTTTGGAAACGGAAGATTTAGAGCAAGAGTTTAATATTATTGTTTCGAATCCGCCGTATGTACGTAATTTAGAAAAACAGGAAATCAAGAAAAATGTTTTGGACAACGAACCTCATTTGGCTCTTTTTGTTGAGGATAATGATGCCTTGATTTTTTATAGAAAAATATCCGAATTAGCTCAAAAGAATTTAGCTAATTCAGGACAATTGTATTTTGAAATCAATCAATGTTTGGGAAAAGAAATGATTGA